A region of the Burkholderia savannae genome:
TCCGCCTCCGCGCCACCCGAGCGCCAGTCAAAGGAACAGTGCGCCGACGAGCTCGGTCCGGTTCGATACGCCAAGCTTGCGAAACATCCGCAGCAAGTGCGTCTTGACGGTCGGCTGGCCGAGCGATAGGTCGCGCGCGATCTGCTTGTTCGAGCGCCCGTCACGCACGAGGCGTGCGATCTGCTCCTCGCGATGCGTGAGCCGCGCGTCGCATGCGATCCGCCGAATCCCGCGCACCGCACGCAACGGCGGCAGCAGCGCCACCTCGATGACCGGCTGGATCACGCGCAGCGCCGCAATCTCGGCTGCCGAATAGCGACCGCCCCGTTACTATCTTCACGCCCCGATAATCGGGGTTTTGGCCAGCCAGGCCCGGTATGATTCCCGCCCCCAGTCGCAGTCATGATCCGGGGGGTGTTGTCACCGGGCCTGGTGGGTGGCTGGTGATCGCTGATAGGGGTTTGGCCGGGATATCCCGACGCCGTCCGTAACGTGGATGCCGAGACTTGCCACCGTTGTTGCAGGCCAATCCGTTCACTCTGCATAAACTGCGATGCAAGAAACCCAACAACATGACGCCATCGATATCTTCATCGGCGTCGACGTCGGTAAAGGCCAGCATCACGCCGTTGCACTCGATCGAAATGGCAAGCGTCTGTACAACCAGGCGCTACCCAACGACGAGGTCAAGCTGCGAGCCCTCATCGCCGAGCTCAAGACTCACGGCCGACTTCTGTTCGTCGTCGACCAGCCTTCCACCATAGGTGCGCTTCCTGTAGCCGTCGCCCGTGCTGAAGGCATACTCGTCGCCTATCTTCCCGGACTGGCCATGCGCCGTATTGCCGATCTGCACGCCGGCGAAGCCAAGACCGATGCCCGCGATGCCGCGATCATCGCCGAAGCCGCTCGCTCGATGCCGCATACGCTGCGCTCGCTTCGACTCGCCGACGAGCAGCTCGCCGAGCTCACCATGCTGTGCGGCTTCGATGACGACCTCGCCGCTCAGGTCACGCAGACCAGCAACCGCATTCGCGGCTTGCTTACTCAAATCCATCCGGCGCTCGAGCGCGTTCTCGGACCGCGCCTCGACCATCCGGCGGTGCTCGATCTGCTTGAGCGCTACCCGTCCCCAAGCGCACTTGCCGCTGCCAGCGAGAAGACCCTCGCCAACCGCCTCATCAAGCTCGCACCGCGCATGGGCAAGAACTTGGCGGCCGAAATCGTTCACGCGCTGAACGAGCAAGCCGTGATCGTGCCCGGCACGCAGGCTGCCACCATCGTCATGCCTCGTTTGGCCCAGCAACTCGCCGCCTTGCGCAAGCAGCGTGACGAAATCGCCGCCGAAGTTGAGCGGCTGGTGCTTGCTCACCCTCTTTGGCCGGTCCTGACCAGCATGCCGGGAGTCGGCGTCAGGACCGCCGCCAGACTCCTGACCGAAGTCGCCCATAAAGCCTTCGCCTCCGCCGCGCATCTGGCGGCCTACGCTGGCCTCGCGCCGGTCACCCGGCGCTCAGGCTCGTCGATCCGTGGCGAGCATCCATCCAGACGGGGCAACAAGGTGCTCAAGCGAGCCTTGTTCCTCTCTGCCTTCGCGGCCTTACGAGACCCAGTCTCGCGGGCCTATTACTCGCGCAAGATCCAGCAAGGCAAGCGCCACAACCAGGCCCTCATCGCACTGGCACGACGACGCTGCGACGTCCTGTTCGCCATGCTGCGTGATGGCACCATTTACCAACCCAAGTCAGCCCCTAACGCTTGACGAAAGACATAGGGGCACCCTCCAGACGCAGCAGCGAGAACGCGGCAATCACCGCGCCGCCGTCGCGCAGCAGCACCTCGACGACGTCGGCGACGCCGTGCCGCCGCAGGAAGCCCGTCCAGTAAGACGACGCGTCGCGCCGTTCGTCCGGCAACTGCGACGCGAGCGTGACCACCGCGCCCGGCTGCGCCGCGCAACGCGACGGATGCAGCGGATCGAGCGGCCGGTAGCGGCTCACGTATGCGCGGTGCATCCCGGCCGTCATCCCGAACAACTCGAAATCGACGGGCTCGCCGCTCGCGTCGATCCGGTAGAACACCGTCGCCGTCGGCCGCGCGAGCGCCTGCAGCGAAGCCACGCAGGTTCGCAACGCATGCGCGTACGACGCGCAGTGCGCGTCGGCATCGGGTTCGGCTGGGTCGTGCGTCACTGGGTCGTGCGTCATGGCGGCGGGCATCTCGATCGCGAGCGGGCGACTCCGGCAGCATGGGCGCGCCGCCGTCGCAACCGTGAGCACGGATCGGCAAATCGTACGGGCGTCAAGTCAGCCGAGCGACAAATATCGCGCCGCGCGTGCGATCCCTACACTCGATCTGCAGTCACGGCCATCGATCACCGATTCGAGGAGGACCGAGCATGAAAACCGCTTCACCGCGCGCCGTCGTCGAGACGGGCGCCGAAACCTGCATCGACGCCGCTTGCGCCGCACGTTTCGCGACTCAGGGCGGCCGAGTCGCGCGAATCGGCCGTCCGCAGGTGCCGCCCGGCTCGCACGCCGTGCAAACCGCCGCGGACACGAGCCGGCGCTCGCGCGCGAGACATCCCGGCGACTTCCGACACCAGGCCGCTCGCCGACGCTGCCCGCTCGTCGCGCCGGCGCACGCCGGCGCTCGTCCCCCGCCGTGCCATTCGACGCTATGCGAGCGTCGCGCCGGTCTCCGGCAGCGTCGCGCCGCCGTCGACGACGATCGTCTGTCCGGTGATGTAGCCGGCCGCGTCCGACGCGAGGAACAGCATCGCGGCCGCAATGTCCTCCGGCTCGCCAAGACGGCCGAGCGGCACGCCGCGCGCGATCCGCTCGCTGTGCGCCGCATCGCCGAGATTGCCGGCGGCCGGCGTGCGGATCATGCCCGGCTCGACGCCGTTGACGGTCACGTTCCGGCTCGCGAGCTCGAGCGCCGCCGCGCGGATGAAGCCGTTCACGCCGGCCTTCGACGACGCGTAATGCGCGAGCCCCGGATATGCGACGCGCGGGCCCGTCACCGACGACGTCGCGAGCATGCGCCCCCGCCCGACGCGCTCGAAGGCAGGCAGCGCCGCCTGCGCGAGCCAGAACAGAGCGGACAGATTGACGGCGAGCGTGCGCTCGAGCACGTCGTGTGAGATCGCGTCGAACGGCGTCAGCGGAAAATACGCGGCGTTGTGCACGACGACGTCGAGCCGCCCGCTGTCCGCCTCGACCTGCGCGACGAGCGCGAACAGCTCGTCGCGCCGCGCGGCGTCGACACGGTACGCGCGCACCGCCTGCTCGCCCCGAGCCGCGCGGCCGCCCTCGCGCCCGCGCGCGGCGAGCCGCGCGGCAAGCGCGGCAGCCGCGTCGTGCTGCAAATCGGCGATCGCGACGGTCGCGCCGGCGGCGGCGAACGCTTCGGCGATCGCCGCGCCGATTCCCTGCGCGCCGCCCGTCACGAGTACGGTGCGGCCGCCGAAATCGGCAACGAGCCGTCCGCGCGGAAGCGTCGCGTGCTTCGAGTCGGCGCCGTTCATCGCGCGAGCGGGTGCACGGTTTCGTTCAGCACCTGTGCGCGAGCGCCGATCGGGAAATTCGACAGTGCGCCGAAGTCGCCCTCACGGTAGCCGAAGATCTTGCCGTCCGTCTTGCACCGGTCCAGATCGATCAGCACGACGCCGAGCGTCGGCACGATCTTCTCGCGCCAGACGAACAGGTACAGCGCGTCGGCGAGCTTGAAGTAATGGCAGCGGTCGACGTCCGCGAGCCCGCGCTCGACGCCTTCCAGGCAATGCCACGCGTAGAAGTCGTCGTTCAGGTAGATGTGCTCGTAGCACTCCGTCGGGCTGTAACGGTACATCGTCCGCTTGCCGATCAGTTCGCGCGTCGGCGCGTGCAGCGGGCCGGGCGCCGCGGCACCCACGATCGCGCCGTGGCGGAACGCCGCCTCGACGCCCGTCAGCGGCAGCCCGCGCGCGACACGCGAGAATGCATCGATGCGCACGTCGCCCTCGGTCGGCAGCACGCCTTCGACCGACGTCCAGACGGCCCGCGGCAAATCGAGCACGATGCTGACCGACGTCGCGCGGCGGGTCGGGTCGACATAGTCGACGAAGTAGATGCCGTCGCGCAGCTGCGTCGCGCGGTACGCGGCCTCGCCGCCTGCCCCGGCGGCATCGCTTGCGTCGCGTGCCGCCCGCTGCTCGCGCCAGTGCAGCGTCGATCGGTCGGCGAACGTGTATTCGCGCGTCGCGCCGTCCGTCGCCGTGAGCGTGAGCGTGCGCCCCGCGAGATCGTCGACGGGTTCGAGTATGTGGCTGTCGGGCGCGAAGCCTTCGGCCAGCGCGCCGACTTGAATGAAGACCGGATCTGCTCCCATGCTTTCCTCCGATTGAGCGACGCGCCGGCGGGCGCGATCGCGAAACAGGAGGCTATGGTGCCCGCGCGCCTGACGGCGCGGTATCGACCGAATGGCTGAACGGCGGCAGCGGCGGCGGTTGCCAAGCGGATGCGTTTCGCAAGCGCGCCGCACGCACGACGCGATCCAACCATGCGGCAAACGGCAATCGACGCCCGTTCCACGACGTCGCGCAGCATCGACAGCCCCGGCGCCGTCGGAACGGCGCCGGCAGGCTCACGCACAGCGGGCCGCCCGCCTCCCGACGGCGATGCGCGCGCGCTGATTCGCGTTTCAGCGCCGCGCCCGCACGCATTCTCCCTCGGGCCGTCGCAACCGCGCGTCACGATCCGACCCGGCGCGCTCCGCCGCGCCGACGGGATCGCCCGCTTACGGCGCGCTCGCGTCGTCGAGCCGCTTGACGTCGTCCGCGTCGAGCCGCAGCCGGATCGCCGCGCCGAGCGCACCCAATTGCTCGACCGACGTCGCGCTCGCGATCGGCGCGGTGACGCTCGGCCGCGCGATCTGCCACGCGAGCGCAACTGACGTCGGCGTCGAGTCGTGCTTCGCCGCGACCTCATCGAGCGCCTCGAGAATCCGCAAGCCGCGCGGGTTCAGGTATTGCTCGACGCGCCCGCCGCGCGCGCTTTTCTTCAGGTCCGCCTCGGTGCGGTACTTGCCCGACAGGAAGCCGCTCGCGAGCGCGTAGTAAGTGACGACGCCGAGCTTCAGCTCGGTCGCGACCGGTTCGAGATCGCGCTCGTATTCTGCGCGGTCGTACAGGTTGTATTCGGGCTGGATCACCTGATACGCGGGCAGGCCGGCGCGGCGGCTCAACTCGGCCGCCTCGCGCAGCCGCGCGCCGCTGTAGTTCGACGCGCCGATGATCCGCACCTTGCCCTGCTCGATCAGCGTCTGGTATGCGCCGAGCGTTTCTTCGAGCGGCGCGGTGTCGGCAAGATCGCGGTGCGAGAAATAGAGATCGATGTAGTCGGTTTGCAAGCGCCGCAGCGAATCGTCGGCGGCCTTCAGGATGTTCTCGCGCGACAGGCCCGCCCGCGCTTCGAGCAACCCGACCTTCGTCGCGATGACGACCTGGTCGCGCTTGCCCGAGCGCTTGAGCCACTTGCCGATGATCGTCTCCGATTCGCCGCCTCGGTTGCCGGGCGCCCAGGCCGAGTAGACGTCGGCCGTGTCGATGAAGTTGATGCCGGCGTCGGCGAGCGCGTCGAGCAGCGAGAACGACGTGTTCTCGTCGGCGGTCCAGCCGAACACGTTGCCGCCGAACACGAGCGGCGAAACTTGAATCGTCGAGGTGCCGAGTGAGCGTAGTGCCATGTTTTCTCTCCATTCGATGATGAGCGTCCGGCCGGCATGCACGGTGCGGTGCGACGGGCCTGGATTCGACGGTCGATGCTAACGTGCGGCCGGCGCGGTTCAAACCGATTAAACCTGATTTCCAAAGACCGTGCGCAGACAAGGGATTGGCGACATGCGCAGCAGCCCGCCGCAATCGCGGTCCGGCACACATCGCTTGCCGATGAGCGCCGTGCGCGGCGGAAAGCGCCGCGCCCAGCCGACGAAGGCCGGCCGCTGCGATCGGCCGCCCCAACCGGCTTCGCCGGCCCGCGGCGGAACCGGCATAAAGCGCTCGAATAAAGCGCTCGACGAGCGCATCGATCGTCACGCGCACCTTCTGCGCAAGCGCGCGCGAATGCGGCCACAGCACGTTGATCGCCATGTCGTCGACCGCGCGGCCGGTCAGCACGGTCTCGAGCCGGCCTGCGCGCAGTTCGCCGGCCGTGAGCCATGTCGACACCGTGCGCACCGTGCGAGCGGCGGAACGTCCCGCCCGCCGCCCGCCGCTGGCGTTACGCGTCCTGCAACACGCGCTCGACCGCCGCGACCGCCGCGTGCGCGCCGCCGTACAGGCTCGCGCCGTGCAGCACGTAGCCGCGCTCGCCGACCGTCAGCAGCAGTTGCGGCACGCCCGACGCGCCGAGCTGCCGCATCGTCCGCTGCGTGTCGGCGATGCGCTCGGCCGTCGAGCCCGCAAGCGCCGCGTCGCTGTCGATGCGGCGTGCGAGCGCGTCGGCGTCGACCGTCGCGCCCGCCTTCGCCGCGACGTCCGCCGCGACGCGCGCCAGTACGTCCGCACGCGCGGTATCGAGGCCGTCGACGTAACGCGCGAGCTGAATCGCCTCGAGAAGCGGCCGCTCGAGCCGCGCGCCGACGCCGCGCAGCGCGGTCAGCGCGCGGTTCGCCGGCCCCGAATCGAAGCGCACGCCGCCGCGCAGCAGCACCTGCTCGCGATACGCGTGCGTGAAACGCTGCCCCGTCATCTGCTCGATGCGCTGATCGTTACGCCACGCGTACTCGCCCCATTCGGGCGTCAGATCGCGCGCGCCCTCGTCGGCGAAGAGCCCCGACGGCATCAGCTCGAGCACGCCCGGATAGGCGTCGTCGAGCCCGGCGAGCGCCGGCGCGCTCGCATAGCACCAGCCGCAGAGCGGATCGAAAAAATATTGGAGTCGGAAGCTGTTCATCGTGTGCAAACTCGTTCGTGAAGAAAGTGGAGCGAGTCTATTCGATATCCGATCGATCAAATACAATGCAGCGATCGACAATTTGTTGCATCAATTGAGCGAATATGGATCGAATCACCGCGATGCGAGTGTTCGTCGAGACGGCCGAGCGCGGCAGCGTGTCGGCGGCCGCGCAGCATCTGGACATGTCGCGCGCGATGGCGTCGCGCTACGTCGCGTTCATGGAGCAATGGACGGGCGCGCGCCTGCTGCACCGGACCACCCGCCGCCTGACGCTCACGGCGGCCGGCGCGCAGATGCTGCCGCTCTGCCGCGACATGCTCGGACTCGCCGATCACGTCGCGACGGTCGTCGCCGAGCCCGGCGACGCGCCGCGCGGCGCATTGCGGATCACCGCGAGCGCGATCTTCGCGCAGACGCACGTGACCGACGCCGTCCTCGACTATCTGGCCCGCTACCCGGCCGTATCGGTCGATCTGCTCGTCACGGACCGCACCGCCGATCTCGTCGACGAACGCATCGATCTCGCGATCCGCATCACGAACGAAGTCGATCCGAACTTGATCGCTCGCCGGCTCGGCACGTGCCGCTCGGCGCTGTGCGCGTCGCCCGGCTATCTGGCCGCGCACGGCGCGCCGAAGCGGCCGCACGACCTCGCGCGGCACAACTGCCTCACGTATGCGTATTTCGGGCAGAGCCTGTGGCACCTGGCGCGCGACGGCGAAGCCGCGACCGTGCCGGTGCAAGGCAATCTGAGCGCGAACGACGCGCTCGTGCTGCTGCGCGCGGCGATCGCGGGCGGCGGCATCGCGCTGCTGCCGACGTTCGCGGCGGCGGAGCCGATCCGCGCGGGCGCGCTCGCGCGCGTGTTGCCCGACTACGCGGCGCCCGATCTCGGCATTTACGCGGTCTATGCGTCGCGCAAGCAGATGCCGCTCGCGATGCGCACGATGATCGACTTTCTCGCCGAGCGATTCGGCGACACGCCCGCCTGGGACGCGTAGGCGCGCCGAGCCGCGTTCGGCGACGAAACAAAGAACCCAGCGTGATTGGAATTGCAGCGCACGCAAGCGCCCGGACGGACGCCAAGTATGCGAACCGGGGCAAAGCGAACCGGGGTAAAGCGGGACGAATCGGGGCAAAGCGGGGGCAAACTGAACCGAACCGTAGCAAAGCCAAGCGAGACGGCGGCGAAACAACAGCTCGACGACAGCTCGACGACAGCGAAGCGGCAACGAATCGGCGGCGAATCGGCGGCGAATCGCCAAGAATAACGGCGACGGCACGCGCATTGCCGCCGCGCGCGCCGTCGCCGTCGCCGTCGTGAGAAGCGGGAGGCGCGTCCGCCCGCGCGGGCCGCCGCGGGCGGCGGATGCGCCGCGCCCCCGTTCGCGTTATTTGTTGTTCGCGAGCGCGCCCGAGCTGTTTGCGCCGCCGAACAACTGCGTCAGATAGTTGTTGTTCTGCTGCATCCGCGCCATCAGCGCGTCGAGCGCGGTGAACTGCGCCTTGAACTGCGCTGTGAGCTGCGCGGAAAAGGTCTCGAGCCGCGCCTGCCGCTGCGCAATGCTCTTCATGTCGAGGTCGATCGCGTTCGAGCGGATGTCGAACGAGCCGTCCTTGCGCAAGTGCGTGTCGAGCGCCTTCGTGATCTGCGCGCCGATGCCGTTCGTCTTGTTGAACAACGCCTCGACCGCTTGCGGATCTTTCTCCAGCGCCGCGTTCAGCTTGTTCTTGTCGACGATCAGCGAGCCTTCCGGCTGCTTGTCGCCGGGCCGCGCGAACGTGATGCCGAGCGCCGCGAGCGACGCGCGCTTGTTGTCGCCGTGCGGCACGCCGCCGCCGACGATGTGCGCGAGCGAATTGCGAATGCCGTTCAGCATCGAATCGCCGATCAGCGGGCCGCCCT
Encoded here:
- a CDS encoding SDR family oxidoreductase, which gives rise to MNGADSKHATLPRGRLVADFGGRTVLVTGGAQGIGAAIAEAFAAAGATVAIADLQHDAAAALAARLAARGREGGRAARGEQAVRAYRVDAARRDELFALVAQVEADSGRLDVVVHNAAYFPLTPFDAISHDVLERTLAVNLSALFWLAQAALPAFERVGRGRMLATSSVTGPRVAYPGLAHYASSKAGVNGFIRAAALELASRNVTVNGVEPGMIRTPAAGNLGDAAHSERIARGVPLGRLGEPEDIAAAMLFLASDAAGYITGQTIVVDGGATLPETGATLA
- a CDS encoding LysR family transcriptional regulator, producing the protein MDRITAMRVFVETAERGSVSAAAQHLDMSRAMASRYVAFMEQWTGARLLHRTTRRLTLTAAGAQMLPLCRDMLGLADHVATVVAEPGDAPRGALRITASAIFAQTHVTDAVLDYLARYPAVSVDLLVTDRTADLVDERIDLAIRITNEVDPNLIARRLGTCRSALCASPGYLAAHGAPKRPHDLARHNCLTYAYFGQSLWHLARDGEAATVPVQGNLSANDALVLLRAAIAGGGIALLPTFAAAEPIRAGALARVLPDYAAPDLGIYAVYASRKQMPLAMRTMIDFLAERFGDTPAWDA
- a CDS encoding molybdenum cofactor biosynthesis F family protein, with the translated sequence MGADPVFIQVGALAEGFAPDSHILEPVDDLAGRTLTLTATDGATREYTFADRSTLHWREQRAARDASDAAGAGGEAAYRATQLRDGIYFVDYVDPTRRATSVSIVLDLPRAVWTSVEGVLPTEGDVRIDAFSRVARGLPLTGVEAAFRHGAIVGAAAPGPLHAPTRELIGKRTMYRYSPTECYEHIYLNDDFYAWHCLEGVERGLADVDRCHYFKLADALYLFVWREKIVPTLGVVLIDLDRCKTDGKIFGYREGDFGALSNFPIGARAQVLNETVHPLAR
- a CDS encoding aldo/keto reductase, encoding MALRSLGTSTIQVSPLVFGGNVFGWTADENTSFSLLDALADAGINFIDTADVYSAWAPGNRGGESETIIGKWLKRSGKRDQVVIATKVGLLEARAGLSRENILKAADDSLRRLQTDYIDLYFSHRDLADTAPLEETLGAYQTLIEQGKVRIIGASNYSGARLREAAELSRRAGLPAYQVIQPEYNLYDRAEYERDLEPVATELKLGVVTYYALASGFLSGKYRTEADLKKSARGGRVEQYLNPRGLRILEALDEVAAKHDSTPTSVALAWQIARPSVTAPIASATSVEQLGALGAAIRLRLDADDVKRLDDASAP
- a CDS encoding DsbA family protein; this encodes MHTMNSFRLQYFFDPLCGWCYASAPALAGLDDAYPGVLELMPSGLFADEGARDLTPEWGEYAWRNDQRIEQMTGQRFTHAYREQVLLRGGVRFDSGPANRALTALRGVGARLERPLLEAIQLARYVDGLDTARADVLARVAADVAAKAGATVDADALARRIDSDAALAGSTAERIADTQRTMRQLGASGVPQLLLTVGERGYVLHGASLYGGAHAAVAAVERVLQDA
- a CDS encoding IS110 family RNA-guided transposase → MQETQQHDAIDIFIGVDVGKGQHHAVALDRNGKRLYNQALPNDEVKLRALIAELKTHGRLLFVVDQPSTIGALPVAVARAEGILVAYLPGLAMRRIADLHAGEAKTDARDAAIIAEAARSMPHTLRSLRLADEQLAELTMLCGFDDDLAAQVTQTSNRIRGLLTQIHPALERVLGPRLDHPAVLDLLERYPSPSALAAASEKTLANRLIKLAPRMGKNLAAEIVHALNEQAVIVPGTQAATIVMPRLAQQLAALRKQRDEIAAEVERLVLAHPLWPVLTSMPGVGVRTAARLLTEVAHKAFASAAHLAAYAGLAPVTRRSGSSIRGEHPSRRGNKVLKRALFLSAFAALRDPVSRAYYSRKIQQGKRHNQALIALARRRCDVLFAMLRDGTIYQPKSAPNA